From a single Azospirillum fermentarium genomic region:
- a CDS encoding sensor histidine kinase: MDHLLPGCSGLAAFATELLLLVGPDDRVREVSGPARALLGRDAETVVGAGFATLFLCPPLATACLSAWRRSGPAGGGGEAVLHRAGEDEASSVALSLTAFDHTGDPAVGGVVVRMTRHCGDGNGDGAARCGDDGHRLLDVEAVYHTLARSAPYGIFRTDGAGRVIFANGRFAMLAGLASPERAMGMEWLSAVHPADRGRVRSEWGRGAAARQPVLIDFRFTGPDGMEVPVLLQSAPLPEGGGLGGGMVGTVTDMGEYVRTVEALAVAQARSNAVMEAAADAVVVLDDAGLIHSANRAAGTMFGQAPGDLLWQRVDRLLPILFDPAQDRLCGGLLALGGDGVQRYAGVPVIRACGASCPADVSISVMEAGNRRLFIALIRDVTERIEAQSALILAKERAESADRAKTAFLAVMSHELRTPLNAVIGFAQLLESRTLGPPTPERVGEYAHSIRSSGEHLLGLIDQILDISMVESGQMELQEEPVDVAALAADSITLLALEAERRGVAVDFQVADGLPLLWGDSLRLRQVLVNLLSNSIKFTDPGGRVVVGAGVSAKGGVVLSVQDSGIGIPAGDIPRILVPFGQLDQSITRTHGGTGLGLPLAKRLVERHGGRLLIDSHAGAGTSVTVCLPPSRVIADGEACLAALAR, encoded by the coding sequence ATGGATCACCTGTTGCCGGGCTGTTCCGGCTTGGCAGCCTTTGCAACCGAACTCTTGCTTCTGGTCGGTCCCGATGACCGTGTTCGGGAGGTGAGCGGCCCTGCCCGTGCTCTGCTGGGCCGTGACGCGGAGACGGTTGTGGGGGCCGGCTTCGCCACGCTGTTCCTGTGCCCCCCCCTGGCCACCGCCTGCCTGTCGGCGTGGCGGCGCAGCGGGCCGGCCGGCGGCGGCGGTGAGGCGGTGCTGCACCGGGCGGGGGAGGACGAGGCGTCGTCGGTCGCCCTGTCCCTGACTGCGTTCGACCACACGGGCGATCCGGCGGTGGGCGGCGTGGTGGTCCGCATGACCCGCCACTGCGGGGACGGGAACGGGGACGGTGCGGCCCGGTGCGGGGACGACGGGCATCGGCTCCTGGATGTGGAGGCGGTCTATCACACGCTGGCGCGCTCGGCGCCCTATGGGATTTTCCGCACGGACGGCGCGGGCCGGGTGATCTTCGCCAACGGCCGTTTCGCCATGCTGGCCGGGCTGGCATCGCCGGAACGGGCCATGGGGATGGAATGGCTGTCCGCCGTCCACCCCGCCGACCGCGGCCGGGTGCGCAGCGAATGGGGCCGCGGTGCCGCCGCCCGCCAGCCGGTGCTGATCGATTTCCGTTTCACCGGCCCCGACGGCATGGAGGTGCCGGTCCTGCTGCAAAGCGCACCCCTGCCCGAAGGCGGCGGGCTGGGCGGCGGCATGGTCGGCACCGTCACCGACATGGGCGAATATGTGCGCACGGTGGAGGCGCTGGCCGTGGCCCAGGCGCGGTCCAACGCGGTGATGGAGGCGGCGGCGGACGCCGTGGTGGTTCTGGACGATGCCGGCCTGATCCACAGCGCCAACCGTGCCGCCGGGACCATGTTCGGGCAGGCGCCCGGCGATCTTCTGTGGCAGCGGGTGGACCGGCTGCTTCCCATCCTGTTCGACCCGGCGCAGGACCGGCTGTGCGGCGGCCTGCTGGCGCTGGGCGGCGACGGGGTGCAGCGCTATGCCGGTGTGCCGGTGATCCGGGCCTGCGGCGCGTCATGCCCGGCGGACGTTTCCATCTCGGTGATGGAGGCCGGCAACCGCCGTCTGTTCATCGCCCTCATCCGCGACGTCACCGAACGGATCGAGGCGCAGAGCGCCCTGATCCTGGCCAAGGAGCGGGCGGAATCCGCCGACCGGGCCAAAACGGCCTTTCTGGCGGTGATGAGCCACGAGCTGCGCACGCCGCTCAACGCCGTGATCGGCTTCGCCCAACTGCTCGAATCCCGGACGCTGGGGCCGCCCACGCCGGAGCGGGTGGGGGAGTACGCCCATTCCATCCGCTCGTCGGGCGAGCATCTGCTGGGCCTGATCGACCAGATCCTGGACATCAGCATGGTGGAATCCGGCCAGATGGAATTACAGGAGGAGCCGGTGGACGTGGCGGCTCTGGCCGCCGATTCCATCACCCTGCTGGCGCTGGAGGCGGAGCGGCGCGGGGTGGCCGTTGACTTTCAGGTGGCCGATGGGCTGCCGTTGCTGTGGGGCGATTCCCTGCGGCTGCGGCAGGTGTTGGTCAATCTGCTGTCCAACAGCATCAAATTCACCGATCCCGGCGGGCGGGTGGTGGTGGGGGCCGGTGTCTCCGCCAAGGGGGGCGTGGTGCTGTCGGTGCAGGACAGCGGCATCGGCATCCCGGCGGGCGATATCCCCCGCATCCTGGTGCCCTTCGGGCAATTGGACCAATCCATCACCCGCACCCATGGGGGAACCGGGCTGGGGCTGCCGCTGGCCAAGCGGCTGGTGGAGCGGCACGGCGGCCGCCTGCTGATCGACAGCCATGCCGGTGCCGGCACCAGCGTCACCGTCTGCCTGCCACCGTCGCGGGTGATCGCCGACGGCGAAGCCTGTCTGGCCGCATTGGCCCGGTAA
- the queE gene encoding 7-carboxy-7-deazaguanine synthase, with amino-acid sequence MSYAVKEIFYTLQGEGAKAGTPAVFCRFSGCNLWSGREEDRGEATCRFCDTDFVGMDGEGGGRFAGADALADAVADQWPARGEGTPLVVCTGGEPLLQLDPALLDAFHRRGFAVAVETNGTVAPPPGIDWLCVSPKAGVPLAVTGGDELKLVFPQDGLAPDALDGLAFAHRFLQPMDGPEQAANTAAAVRYCLDHPRWRLSLQTHKFLGIP; translated from the coding sequence GTGAGCTACGCCGTCAAGGAGATCTTCTACACCCTTCAGGGTGAGGGGGCGAAGGCCGGCACGCCGGCGGTGTTCTGCCGCTTTTCCGGCTGCAACCTGTGGTCGGGACGCGAAGAGGACCGGGGGGAGGCCACCTGCCGGTTCTGCGATACCGATTTCGTCGGCATGGACGGCGAAGGCGGCGGGCGCTTCGCCGGCGCCGACGCCCTGGCCGATGCGGTGGCCGACCAGTGGCCGGCACGCGGGGAGGGAACGCCGCTGGTGGTCTGCACCGGCGGGGAGCCGCTGCTGCAACTGGACCCCGCCCTGCTGGACGCCTTTCACCGCCGGGGCTTCGCCGTGGCGGTGGAAACCAACGGCACGGTGGCGCCGCCGCCCGGCATCGACTGGCTGTGCGTCAGCCCCAAGGCCGGGGTGCCGCTGGCCGTCACCGGCGGGGACGAGTTGAAACTGGTCTTCCCCCAGGACGGGCTGGCGCCCGACGCTCTGGACGGGCTGGCCTTTGCCCACCGCTTCCTCCAGCCCATGGACGGGCCGGAGCAGGCGGCCAACACCGCCGCCGCCGTGCGCTACTGTCTGGACCACCCCCGCTGGCGGCTCAGCCTGCAAACCCACAAGTTTCTCGGAATTCCATGA
- a CDS encoding 6-carboxytetrahydropterin synthase — translation MSFTVTRRIEIDAGHRIMTHGSKCRHMHGHRYAVEATAEAAAVHGSGEQTGMVVDFGFLKGAMVEVIDTPCDHGFIAAAADDDLLAMFAPGEAAAWTARVRDAVEAEGFLLTEDTRLATKLYVVPFQPTAECLARHWFERLAPLVLRRSGGLARLSALTVWETPNCRADYRP, via the coding sequence ATGAGCTTCACCGTCACCCGCCGGATCGAGATCGACGCCGGCCACCGCATCATGACCCACGGGTCCAAGTGCCGGCACATGCACGGCCACCGCTATGCCGTCGAGGCGACGGCGGAAGCCGCCGCCGTCCACGGCAGCGGTGAACAGACCGGCATGGTGGTGGATTTCGGCTTCCTGAAAGGGGCGATGGTGGAGGTGATCGACACGCCCTGCGACCACGGCTTCATCGCCGCGGCGGCGGACGATGACCTGCTGGCCATGTTCGCCCCCGGCGAAGCGGCGGCGTGGACCGCGCGGGTGCGGGATGCGGTGGAAGCGGAAGGCTTCCTGCTGACCGAGGACACGCGGCTTGCCACCAAGCTCTATGTGGTGCCGTTCCAGCCCACCGCCGAATGTCTGGCCCGCCACTGGTTCGAGCGGCTGGCCCCGCTGGTCCTGCGCCGCAGCGGCGGTCTTGCCCGCCTGTCGGCCCTGACGGTGTGGGAAACCCCCAACTGCCGGGCCGATTACCGGCCCTGA
- a CDS encoding (Fe-S)-binding protein encodes MKTHLDWSAYDTYGIGDAFSGIPITGGSYARAVAVCMHNRQCQRSGKGVMCPSYRITGDAAHSTEARVAAFKAALNGQLGDSPFTSAELARAMDLCVSCKGCKKECPSSVDMTLIKTEFLAQRNDVAGVPRRARLFGGLPAWVGHYRRTVRAIVALRNRVPAVAWVAEKLLGIAASRAIPVPAARPFQAPAPAADPAPRGDVILFVDTFSHHFEPAVADAATAVLAAAGYRVIPARPAATDAEPERALCCGRTYLSTGMVDKARAEAKRVLEALHPALESRTPIVGLEPSCLLALRDEFYSLSLGGAEVAQLGKQAFLFEEFLAREAMRGMTLPLKPVAARKVLVHGHCHQKAFGAMKSMRKVLSWIPGLEFELIDSSCCGMAGSFGLEVEHAEASRRMGELSLLPAIRAAAPDTPVIADGFSCRHQIHDGTGRTAVHIALLLREALDISDDKRITGE; translated from the coding sequence ATGAAAACCCATCTCGACTGGTCGGCCTACGACACCTATGGCATCGGCGATGCCTTTTCCGGCATTCCCATCACCGGGGGCAGCTACGCCAGGGCGGTTGCCGTGTGCATGCACAACCGCCAATGCCAGCGGTCGGGCAAGGGGGTGATGTGCCCCAGCTACCGCATCACCGGCGACGCCGCCCATTCGACCGAGGCGCGGGTGGCGGCGTTCAAGGCGGCGCTGAACGGCCAGTTGGGCGATTCCCCCTTTACCAGCGCCGAACTGGCCCGGGCCATGGACCTGTGCGTGTCGTGCAAGGGCTGCAAGAAGGAATGCCCCAGTTCGGTCGATATGACGCTCATCAAGACCGAATTCCTGGCCCAGCGCAACGACGTGGCCGGGGTGCCGCGGCGGGCGCGGCTGTTCGGCGGGCTGCCGGCGTGGGTCGGCCATTACCGCCGCACGGTACGGGCCATCGTGGCATTGCGCAACCGCGTGCCGGCGGTGGCGTGGGTGGCGGAAAAGCTTCTGGGCATCGCCGCGTCCCGCGCAATCCCCGTCCCCGCCGCCCGGCCGTTCCAGGCACCGGCACCCGCGGCGGACCCGGCACCACGGGGGGACGTGATCTTGTTCGTGGACACCTTCAGCCACCATTTCGAGCCCGCGGTGGCCGACGCGGCAACGGCGGTGCTGGCCGCCGCCGGCTACCGCGTCATCCCCGCCCGCCCGGCGGCGACGGATGCGGAGCCGGAGCGGGCGCTGTGCTGCGGGCGCACCTACCTGTCCACCGGCATGGTGGACAAGGCGCGGGCCGAGGCGAAGCGGGTGCTGGAGGCGCTGCACCCGGCGCTGGAGTCCCGCACCCCCATCGTCGGGCTGGAGCCGTCGTGCCTGCTGGCGCTGCGCGACGAGTTCTACAGCCTGAGCCTGGGCGGGGCGGAGGTGGCGCAGTTGGGCAAGCAGGCGTTCCTGTTCGAGGAATTCCTGGCACGGGAGGCCATGCGGGGCATGACCCTGCCCCTGAAGCCGGTGGCGGCCCGCAAGGTTCTGGTCCATGGCCATTGCCACCAGAAAGCCTTCGGCGCCATGAAATCCATGCGCAAGGTGCTGTCGTGGATTCCGGGGCTGGAGTTCGAGCTGATCGATTCAAGCTGCTGCGGCATGGCCGGCAGCTTCGGGCTGGAGGTGGAGCACGCCGAGGCATCGCGCCGGATGGGGGAACTGTCGCTCCTGCCCGCCATCCGTGCGGCCGCTCCCGACACGCCGGTCATCGCCGACGGCTTCTCCTGCCGCCACCAGATCCATGACGGCACCGGACGGACGGCGGTGCATATTGCACTTTTGTTAAGGGAAGCGCTGGATATCTCTGACGATAAGCGTATAACAGGGGAATAA